Genomic DNA from Desulfonema ishimotonii:
AATTCCGAACCCCAATGGCCAACCGGAGCTGGTTCCGTGATAGAAGACGGCGAGGTGCTTTGGAAAACCCTGGACGGGCAGCTGGATGGCCTTGTTGCGGATATTTCAGCCATAGAAAATGAGGGGGCCGGAAAATACAGCATCGCCATCCTGACATTCATCCGGTTTGATGACAACGGCAGGGAATATGCTGTTGAACCGAATGAGCCTGAGAATATTCTTAAAGTCAGAATAAAAAATGAGGTGAGTGAAACACTGACGGCCCTGTTTACAACCACCTATTGATGAATCTGTAAAAAAACCGGATTTACGCTGTAGATGAAATAGCGGATTTTTTACGAAGCCATTATCTACTGATTTCAGAGAGCGTCCAATGAAACATAATGTCCCTGGCACCGGAGGATTTACGCTTATTGAGGTTATCGTATCCCTGCTGCTTATGGGAATCATCAGCGCCATATGGGGCATGGGGATTGTTCAGATTGTTGAAGGGTTTTTATTTTCGAGGCAGAATATTGAAACGCTTCAGAAGGGACAGATTACCATGTCCCGCCTTGTGAAAGAGTTTCAGGCCCTGACGGAGATATCGCCTGATCCGCTTCCGAACAGTTCCGCCATAACGTTCGCCCGTGATTCGGATATTCCCGGTGTAAGGCGAACGATCGCTTTTGACAGTATTAACGGTGAGATTAAAATTGATGAGGATGTACTGGTGGATCAGGTGAATTTTTTTAAGCTGGAATACTATAAAAGATTCGATTCGGAGACACCGGTTTCCCCGACGACGGAGAGTTATTCGGAAATTACCATTATAGATATCCGAATCGGTATTAAAGGAGCAGAGAATACCGTTGCCGAATTTAATAACCGGGTGTTTCTCAGGGGAGTTGCAGGGTAAAGCGATGGACCATTCCGGACAACGCGGTGCAATGTTCATTACACTGATCGTGACGATTACCATTGTTTCTGCGCTGGGTGCTGCAATTTTATCCTTTACGAACACAGCCATTTACAGTGAAATAAACGTCAGTCATTTTACCCGGGCGCAATATCTGGCAGAGTCCGGTATGCGATATGCGCAGCTCAGAGAAAACCCCTATTCCTATTTTTATACGGTCATTGAAGGAGAAAACGGGGAATTTTACAGGGTCAGTGACCTGCCGCCCCCGGCATCGCCCGGTGAGACTGTCCGCACCAGCGGGTTCCGTATTGTCATCAATAACTGCCAGGTGGAGTCCACCGGCATTGTCAGAGAGGGGACGCCCTTTGAAGCGATGCGGACGGTTACCGGGGTTTATCTGAAGGGGATGCCCTGCTGGTATTTTAACCATGACGTGGCAGATTACTTTGAAGACCGGTGTGGCGAAAATAACGGGATCGTCAACGGGATCAGCTGGGAATGGCGGCCTTGTGATCCTGACCGGCAGGGGGTTTTACATTTCGGCGGATCAGATCATGCGGATACCGGTTTTGCCCCTTTCTGTGAGATCGGACATGGGGTGCCCTTTACAGTGGCGTTCTGGGTAAAGCCCGATGCCGGAACCGGGGGAACGGTGCTGGGGATAAGTGACGCCGGCAGCCGGTTTGCCGTGGAGATCAGCGGCGAGGGCGAGTGGGTTTGGGCATACGGGAACAAGGCGGTCGCGGCAATGTCGGTTTCCTTCGACCGCTGGCAGCATGTCACATGGATGTACGACGACGGCAAGATGATCTTCCGGGTCGTCGGATGTACGACACCGGAGCAGACCCAGGAGTATGACTACGATGGTCAGGCCGGTTCCGGTATGCTGCCGGAGCCGGACGGAGAAAACCGGAATCTGTTTATCGGTGCTGAAAACAGAAATGGCAGCCCCGGTCTCTTTTTTTCAGGCAGCGTTGACAATATTGAGATTTATAATGAGGCCAGGGATATTGAAGCCTTTGACGGCGTTTGTCCGGGAAAAGAGGCGGTCGCATATTATCCTTTTGACGGAACAGCCAGGGATTACAGCGGTGCTGATGGTTCGGGGAACGGGAATGACGGCGTCATTGTGGGGGATGCCGGACCGGCAGAGGACCGAATGGGCTGCATGCAGGGCGCATATCAGTTTGACGGGGAGGGGAGCCATGTCCATGTGGCGGACAGTGACGGTCTGGATCTGGACACCTCGGGAACGCTGGCAGCATGGGTGTATGTCCGGTCTTTTCAGGCCGGGGCCGGGATTGTTCACAAAGGGGATCTGAGCGATTTCAGTGATGAGGTCTATACGTTGCAGTTCGGCATTGACGGATTTGAGGACAGTAAAACCAGGGGGATTCGTTTTGCACTTCGCGCAGCAGACGGCGGGTTTGACAAATTGGATTCACAGGGGCCGGACTGGGCGGCGGAAAGGTGGTACCATGTGGCTGTCACCTGGGATTCGGCGGGATCGAAAAAGATGGTTCTCTATATCGACGGTGAGGAGAACGCCTCCGGGGACATGACGATCAGCGAGGTTCGGAAAAGTGACGGCGGGCTCAATATCGGGGCGCAACTGACAGAGGCGTTTAACCCGACATTCGGAAATTTTCCCCTGAACGGCCTCCTTGATGAAGTTGTGATCTATGATCATGCCCTTTCAGCGGATGAAATCAGACGGCTGGCACTCTGATATGAGCTGTTCAATGTCATTATGAACGGAGTGCATTAGCCTTGCTAATGCCGTATAATAATCTGTATTTTATTGTTTTTCAGATACATGCATGAGTAAGACTCATGCACTCCGGCCGCTTAACTTAATGGCATTGATGAGCTGTTAGGAATGTCGAAACAATGCCGACAGATCTGACGGGGCCGTAACCCTGTCCTACCGTTAACGGACATCGGTATTTTTATTTTTTCAAAGTCCCTTATCTTGTCCTCCGCTCCTGTCTGAAGATTTTTCCGGGTGTACATTCCCGAAGGGGTGTATTATACAGACCCTCACGCAGCCATTGCGGTATTTTCCGCAGAATCCCCCTGCCTGTTCGGGGGCTATCCGGAAGCCGGTTGTACGCAACTACTATACAATTCCAGGAGTTTTTATTTTATGAATATGAAATCCGAAGGCGTTTCCCGTCCGGATATTTTAGCGCCTGCTGGCAACAAAGCCGCTTTCCTGGCGGCACTGGCCGCAGGCGCGGATGCTGTTTACTGCGGCCTGAAAAGCTTTTCCGCCCGGATGGAAGCCAAGAATTTTTCTATGGAAGAGCTGGCGGGGCTGACCCGGCTGGCCCATGAGCGGGGCACGAAGGTGTATATTACATTTAACACCCTGCTGAGGCCGGAAGAAATGACGGCTGCCGGCCAGATCATAGAGGATCTCTCCGGTCAGGTCTCTCCCGATGCACTCATTATCCAGGATCCGGGGCTGATTCCCATCGTCCGTCAGGCCGGGTTTGCCGGGGAACTTCACCTTTCCACCCTTTCAAATGTCAGCTTTCCTGCCGCTCTGGATCTGATACGGACGGGGTTCAAAGACGGTATCCGCCGGGTTGTTCTGCCGCGCGAGCTGAATATCGATGAGATCAAAACCTTTGCAGAGGCCTGTCCCCGGGGATTGGATCTGGAGGTTTTTATTCACGGGGCGTTGTGCTACGGGGTGTCGGGCCGGTGTTACTGGAGCAGCTATTTCGGGGGTAAAAGCGGACTTCGGGGCCGATGCGTTCAGCCGTGCCGCCGGCTGTATGCCCAGGGAAAACAGCCCCCGAAGCGGCTTTTTTCCTGTCAGGATCTGAGCCTGGATGTGCTGGTCAAGGTGCTGATGAGCGTCCCGGAGGTGCGCGTGTGGAAGATCGAGGGGCGCAAAAAAGGGCCGCACTATGTATACTACACGGTTCTGGCCTATAAAATGCTGCGGGATCACGGACATGAGCCCGGCATGAAGAAGACAGCGCTGGGGCTGCTGGCCCAGGCCCTGGGCCGGACGGGCACGCATTACAATTTTCTGCCCCAGCGCCCCCAGAATCCGGTCAACACCGGGGGACAGACCGCTTCAGGGCTGCTGATGGGAACGGTAAAGGGGGGGAAAGATCCCTACATGATCCCCAGAGAGATGCTGCTGCCCGGAGATGTGCTGCGGATCGGGTATGAGGATGATGCCTGGCATGCCATTTACCGGGTCACCCGGTCTGTGCCCAAAAAGGGCCGCCTGCATCTCAGGCTCAATACCCGCAGGCGACCTTCAAAAAACGCACCGGTATTTCTGACGGACCGGCGTGAAAAGGCGCTGGACGACATGATCCGTGAGCTGGATCAGGCGCTTGCGGATATCCCCATCCCCCGGCAACTGTCGTCCGGGTTTCGGCTGAGATTGCCGAAACGGTTTTCAAAGAAAACCCCGGTCTCGGATCTGCATATCGGACGGACCGGTGGGAAAAGGCGAAAGGCGGGACAAGCCGGGGCTTGGCTTTCACCCCATGCGCTGGACAATACCCCCGGAACCCTTTTGTCAAAAGTGTGGTGGTGGCTTCCGCCGGTGATATGGCCGGATGAGGAAGACTCGTGGCGGGAACTTGTGGCCCGTCTGCTGAAAAAAGGGGGGCGGAATGTGGTGCTGAACACGCCCTGGCAGATGGCGTTTTTC
This window encodes:
- a CDS encoding PulJ/GspJ family protein; its protein translation is MKHNVPGTGGFTLIEVIVSLLLMGIISAIWGMGIVQIVEGFLFSRQNIETLQKGQITMSRLVKEFQALTEISPDPLPNSSAITFARDSDIPGVRRTIAFDSINGEIKIDEDVLVDQVNFFKLEYYKRFDSETPVSPTTESYSEITIIDIRIGIKGAENTVAEFNNRVFLRGVAG
- a CDS encoding LamG domain-containing protein → MFITLIVTITIVSALGAAILSFTNTAIYSEINVSHFTRAQYLAESGMRYAQLRENPYSYFYTVIEGENGEFYRVSDLPPPASPGETVRTSGFRIVINNCQVESTGIVREGTPFEAMRTVTGVYLKGMPCWYFNHDVADYFEDRCGENNGIVNGISWEWRPCDPDRQGVLHFGGSDHADTGFAPFCEIGHGVPFTVAFWVKPDAGTGGTVLGISDAGSRFAVEISGEGEWVWAYGNKAVAAMSVSFDRWQHVTWMYDDGKMIFRVVGCTTPEQTQEYDYDGQAGSGMLPEPDGENRNLFIGAENRNGSPGLFFSGSVDNIEIYNEARDIEAFDGVCPGKEAVAYYPFDGTARDYSGADGSGNGNDGVIVGDAGPAEDRMGCMQGAYQFDGEGSHVHVADSDGLDLDTSGTLAAWVYVRSFQAGAGIVHKGDLSDFSDEVYTLQFGIDGFEDSKTRGIRFALRAADGGFDKLDSQGPDWAAERWYHVAVTWDSAGSKKMVLYIDGEENASGDMTISEVRKSDGGLNIGAQLTEAFNPTFGNFPLNGLLDEVVIYDHALSADEIRRLAL
- a CDS encoding peptidase U32 family protein, which codes for MNMKSEGVSRPDILAPAGNKAAFLAALAAGADAVYCGLKSFSARMEAKNFSMEELAGLTRLAHERGTKVYITFNTLLRPEEMTAAGQIIEDLSGQVSPDALIIQDPGLIPIVRQAGFAGELHLSTLSNVSFPAALDLIRTGFKDGIRRVVLPRELNIDEIKTFAEACPRGLDLEVFIHGALCYGVSGRCYWSSYFGGKSGLRGRCVQPCRRLYAQGKQPPKRLFSCQDLSLDVLVKVLMSVPEVRVWKIEGRKKGPHYVYYTVLAYKMLRDHGHEPGMKKTALGLLAQALGRTGTHYNFLPQRPQNPVNTGGQTASGLLMGTVKGGKDPYMIPREMLLPGDVLRIGYEDDAWHAIYRVTRSVPKKGRLHLRLNTRRRPSKNAPVFLTDRREKALDDMIRELDQALADIPIPRQLSSGFRLRLPKRFSKKTPVSDLHIGRTGGKRRKAGQAGAWLSPHALDNTPGTLLSKVWWWLPPVIWPDEEDSWRELVARLLKKGGRNVVLNTPWQMAFFSPSEKMNIWAGPFCNIANPLAVDVLAGLGFAGVIVSPELAHGDFLRLPEHSPLPLGVVIGGNWPLCISRVLPEPFDLGQPFTSPKGEASWARQYGQNIWIYPNWKMDLEAHKEDLRKAGYSLFVYLNEPVPPEVRMKQRPGLWNWQLTL